A window of the Trichoderma asperellum chromosome 6, complete sequence genome harbors these coding sequences:
- a CDS encoding uncharacterized protein (BUSCO:EOG092D2806): protein MPPQLRAFGGGPGVGAPFHQPGFPSHGQPQGGPLGGNQYLNANAQLNPFTPNNINSFNAAALNGAGGFPDTGFGSQSARMGFAHGPGAAAALQQQQQQQQQQHGGQVQHNSLMDHPTMRTQQSNKGRIREVWKHNLEEEMAVLRDIIDKYPYIAMDTEFPGVVSRPMGGFRGKSDYHYQCLRTNVDMLKVIQIGITLFNEDGETPPARPGPELGLSAATRRHIGQGPFPYSWQFNFKFSLKDDMYNEKSIESLQQAGIDFNLLERDGIDPHQFASLLIPSGLVCFDNVRWISFHGGYDFGYLTKLLICMPLPNDEIDFDRKMKLYFPMTYDVKHLMKYAIKLHNSGLLTPSDPGTTEILQKFEHKSGLENIAETLKVKRIGSAHQAGSDSLLTGKVFFQMRDRIFNGEIPDDHLGKVWGLGIPDVGLPISMMGQGDQNGGQNGNTPSTPNTGPAHLATTPAQTHNTNGLPTMGGPMTPGGGGGVFGNFAFGGNSR, encoded by the exons ATGCCACCACAGCTCCGGGCCTTCGGCGGCGGGCCCGGCGTCGGCGCGCCTTTCCACCAGCCTGGATTCCCCTCTCACGGCCAGCCACAGGGAGGGCCTCTGGGGGGTAATCAGTATCTCAATGCCAACGCCCAGCTGAATCCGTTTACGCCGAATAACATAAACTCCTTCAACGCCGCTGCCCTCAATGGCGCCGGTGGTTTCCCAGACACGGGCTTCGGCAGCCAGAGCGCAAGGATGGGGTTTGCGCATGGGCCGGGCGCGGCCGCTGCTctgcaacaacagcagcagcagcagcagcaacagcatggCGGCCAGGTACAGCACAATTCCTTGATGGACCATCCCACAATGCGGACGCAGCAGTCAAATAAAGGCAGGATACGCGAAGTCTGGAAACACAAcctggaagaggagatggctgTGCTGAGAGATATCATTGATAAATACCCCTACATTGCCATG GACACGGAGTTTCCCGGCGTTGTATCAAGACCTATGGGCGGTTTCAGAGGAAAGAGCGACTACCATTACCAGTGTCTACGAACAAACGTCGATATGTTAAAGGTTATCCAAATCGGAATCACATTATTCAAcgaagatggcgagacaCCACCGGCGCGACCTGGCCCCGAGCTGGGACTCAGTGCAGCGACAAGGCGGCATATTGGGCAAGGACCATTTCCTTACTCATGGCAGTTCAACTTCAAATTCTCTCTAAAAGACGACATGTACAATGAGAAGTCGATTGAGTCTCTCCAGCAGGCTGGCATTGATttcaatctccttgagcgCGACGGCATCGACCCTCACCAGTTCGCCTCCCTATTAATACCGTCAGGTTTGGTATGCTTCGATAATGTTCGATGGATATCCTTCCACGGCGGCTACGACTTTGGCTACCTCACAAAGCTGCTCATCTGCATGCCCCTGCCAAACGACGAGATCGATTTTGATCGCAAGATGAAGCTGTACTTCCCCATGACGTATGATGTAAAGCATCTGATGAAATATGCCATCAAGCTCCACAACTCAGGGCTGCTTACTCCCAGCGATCCTGGTACCACTGAAATCTTGCAAAAGTTTGAGCACAAGTCCGGCTTGGAGAATATTGCAGAGACTCTGAAGGTTAAGCGAATCGGGTCTGCTCACCAGGCTGGTTCGGATTCTCTCCTTACCGGCAAGGTGTTTTTCCAGATGCGCGACCGGATTTTCAACGGCGAGATCCCTGACGACCATCTTGGTAAAGTCTGGGGACTTGGCATCCCTGACGTCGGCTTGCCCATATCGATGATGGGCCAGGGCGACCAGAACGGCGGCCAAAACGGAAACACGCCTAGCACTCCAAATACGGGCCCTGCGCATCTCGCGACAACCCCGGCCCAGACCCATAACACGAATGGTCTGCCTACAATGGGAGGACCGATGACACCTGGAGGGGGAGGCGGCGTCTTTGGTAATTTTGCATTTGGAGGGAACAGCAGATAG